A portion of the Acanthopagrus latus isolate v.2019 chromosome 21, fAcaLat1.1, whole genome shotgun sequence genome contains these proteins:
- the LOC119010693 gene encoding immunoglobulin lambda-1 light chain-like gives MILLHHLDSFTSADTFNSTQVFVLLCLTVGGNWIFGSGTKLVVTGEQVVKPVVSVYPAASRAHLEGRSSLLCVASAMFPPLVRFSWKRQKEDQEQWLPAEGEQLELRESERAAAILLVDGNATSTYKYRCSVQHEGGTVEVPTEQEVPAAPAASCPPEREPADLPALQQADLSFQSQCRVKLLCVLYTVLIVKSLVYCCGLSLLRIL, from the exons atgatcctGCTTCATCATTTGGACTCGTTCACCTCAGCCGACACgttcaacagcacacaggtttttgtattactctgtctcactgtgggaGGAAACTGGATCTTTGGCTCTGGAACTAAACTGGTTGTAACAG GTGAGCAGGTAGTGAAGCCCGTGGTGAGCGTGTAcccagcagcatccagagcccacctggaggggaggagctccctgctgtgtgtggcctcagccatgtttcctcctctggtccgcttctcctggaaaagacaaaaggaggatCAGGAGCAGTGGCTCcctgctgagggagagcagctggagctcagagAGTCGGAACGCGCCGCCGCCATCTTGCTGGTTGACGGGAACGCCACCTCCACGTATAAATACCGCTGCTCCGTCCAGCACGAGGGGGGCACAGTGGAGGTCCCAACAGAACAAG aggttccagcagctccagcagcctcctgtcctccagagagagagccagCAGACCTGCCAGCTCTGCAGCAAGCTGACT tgtccttcCAGTCTCAGTGCagg gtgaagctgctctgtgtgctctacACAGTGCTGATAGTGAAGAGTCTGGTGTACTGCTGTggactctctctgctgaggatcctctga
- the LOC119011263 gene encoding immunoglobulin lambda-1 light chain-like — MLFLPAAALCCLCSALVAMAAQVIQDDLTLTRRIDGDVSFSCRTYQCDYTDVFWFQKKDTETFTRIILIEMSDCSVKSRFNHPRKNDFSAVKNQNGCELEIKKVKLLHSATYYCACWKSSYLIFGSGTKLVVTDEQVVKPVVSVYPAASRAHLEGRSSLLCVASAMFPPLVRFSWKRRKEDQEQWLPAEGEQLELTESERTAAILLVDWNVTSTCKYRCSVQHEGGTVEVPTEQGDEGLVTVFSSDSASCGDAVQPLPDPAPPKVSSGPSQYQVKLLCVLYTVLIVKSLVYCCGLSLLRIL; from the exons atgcttttcctcccagctgctgctctgtgctgtctgtgttcag cgctggttgccatggcagcacaggTGATTCAGGACGATTTAACATTGACCAGGAGAATTGATGGagacgtctccttcagctgtcgaaCTTACCAGTGTGACTACACCGATGTGTTCTGGTTccaaaagaaagacacagaaacattcacaaggATTATACTTATTGAAATGAGCGATTGTAGTGTAAAGTCTAGGTTCAATCATCCTCGGAAAAATGATTTCTCAGCTGTGAAAAATCAGAACGGCTGTGAGTTGGAGATCAAGAAagttaaactccttcattcagccacctaCTACTGCGCCTGTTGGAAGAGTTc ATACCTGATCTTTGGCTCTGGAACTAAACTGGTTGTAACAG aTGAGCAGGTAGTGAAGCCCGTGGTGAGCGTGTAcccagcagcatccagagcccacctggaggggaggagctccctgctgtgtgtggcctcagccatgtttcctcctctggtccgCTTCTCCTGGAAAAGACGAAAGGAGGATCAGGAGCAGTGGCTCcctgctgagggagagcagctggagctcacAGAGTCGGAACGCACCGCCGCCATCTTGCTGGTTGACTGGAACGTCACCTCCACGTGTAAATACCGCTGCTCCGTCCAGCACGAGGGGGGCACAGTGGAGGTCCCAACAGAACAAGGTGATGAAggcttggtgactgtgttcagcagtgattcagcttcatgtggaGACGCT gtCCAGCCTCTTCCAGATCCAGCACCTCCAAAAGTATCATCTGGGCCGTCTCAGTAccaggtgaagctgctctgtgtgctctacACAGTGCTGATAGTGAAGAGTCTGGTGTACTGCTGTggactctctctgctgaggatcctctga